atattttcattgattataaGTGTCATTATGGACATTGCGTTATAAATCGTGGAAATAAAATACACTAATTTTTTAGTTAGATTGACCGCAATACTCGAAAGTTTTCTATTGTGCATGTAAGCAATTTTTCATGCGAGATATTCTATTGAATGACAGAAAGTATGTTGACTATAGTTAGattaatacatatatatttttcatactaGTTAAATGAAATCAATGAAAGAGAACCAAGCaataatcattttcaattttatttaataaatcaatCACTTCCAATTTTGGGTATTATAGGTGCGACAACATTCACAACATATTGtacctttgaagaatttttgttaGATGGACGAATGCAGAATCGGAATTTTCGTTTTAGTTTTAAAATCGCCAAAAAGAACAATAGCAAGATTTCATTCTCTACTGTTGACCATATTCTTAACCTGGACAATTCCTGCTCGGCGAGAAAACTTTTCTCGCTCAAGTTACCGATATTCGAAACTCATAAACGAGCGTCAATACGATAGTAGTTTACTTTGGCATACTGGAGAACAGAATTCATTGGCAATGCTTATGGCATGAATAATCATTAGCACGTACGCACAAAATTGCAGAAAGTTGACAAGCATACAAGACAATAAAAAGTGAGTGAGTGATGGCCAAGAAAACGAAAGAAGAATGGAGATTGGAAATTCAGAAGAGAAGCGAAAATTGGAATTCGGTTATGCCTCTAATAGCCATTGTTGCAGGAAGATTAGTCGACATGCTCGATCAGttacaaaattagaattaaagaGACACGGCCGCGAACTCTTCCTCTTCATCCAAGCCTCGTCCCCTGGGAACTTTCTTGCTTCTGTCTGACCGCCACCTTGGTTCGGTCACTGATCATCATCTGCATGCTAATGTGATGTCCGTCAGCCTGGAGCAGTGTCGTAGCCTCACATCCGTTGATCCCATGCTGTGCTTCTTTTGTCGTTCCAATTTTCGAGATGCGAACGTTGCCATCTCGTCTGAGGTTTTGGAGATTAGGGTATAGATGATCCATCACAATCAGCTCAGAAATATCAGTATTTTGTATGAGTAAGGCCCGCAAAGACGATAATCCCATAATGTTGCATTCCCCTTTCAAATTTCTGCAGTCTGAGAAATCTATCTCTTCTAAACTCTCTAGATTCTTAATGCCTCCAGGAAATTCTCTAAGAAAAGTGTGAACCATCTTTAAtactttcaagtttctcaaatccTCAACAGACGAAGGTAGTTCATTGACTAACGTGTACGAAAGATCCATGAGTTGCAGCTCCTTGAGTTTCCCGATGGAATCTGGCAGTTTCCACAGGCTCCTGCAATTTCTGAGAGATAGTGTCTGAAGATTCTCCAGAAAGCCGATGGAATAAGGGAGCTCACTGAGTTCAGTGTCGTCCAAAGCTAGGTACGAAAGAGATTTCAAGTTGCCAATTCTATCGGGTAGAGACAAGATTTTACTGTTGCAAGCACTCAGAGTTTCAAGCTTCCCATACGAACCCTCAGGGATATCGATGGCTCTTATGGCAGTTCCATCGATATAAAGCTCTTTCAGAGTTTCCAAGTAACCTATACCTTCTGGCAACTCTTGCACGAAGCTGCAGGACTTGATATCCAAAGAAACTAATTTCCTTAGCTTGCTAATGGACCTCATAACAAGCGGAGGTAATATAGCACAGCGTTCCAGGTTTAGTCTCTAAGTTTACAGGAGCATGGGAAACTGGAGATTTAGGTAGCCAACGACAATCTTTTAGGATCAAAACTTTCAAGTTTTTGGCCTTCTGCAAAACAAGCGAATGTAAACGCCTCGTTTACTTCAAGCTATTCTTAAACAGGATGACAAAAATGTATAGATATATCGTCATACCTTTATAATTTGCTTCCAACACCGCCAATTTGTGGAGGAACTCCCAGACAGATTAAGATAGACCAAGTTGGATAGATCTAAAGCAAGTAGAATGGAGATATTGAGGCACCTTTGCCATTCAAGCCATTTTAACCATGGAAGGAAAAGATCCTCTCTGAAGTTCCTTGCAGTCTGCCTGTGTCCCTTAAGAATGGGGCAGTTCATTTCGAGATACCTAAGATTTgagaaattatggaaaaatctgcGTTTACCAAATAAACGGGGGTTGTCGAACGAGGCAATGAGGGCTTCTACCGTAGCAACCTGCCAATCAAGAAAAAATGGTAAACGGACAAAGTGAAATAGAAGCGCATCACAATCGTCTTTGGATATAGAAACGtattgaaaagaagtaatctaATTCAAACTAAAAGAGACTTTCTTGTCTTCAAAATTTACCTTATCTTCGTTCAGTACTCGTCCAATATCCTCCTGATTCCAAAGCCTACTACGCTCAGAAGGTTTACTTGAATTTTCATCCTTGACAAGCTCCCTCCCGAGGAATTTTACTTGATTATACATCCAAAATTCATTATTGTCAGTGATTGTTACCAAAGACTCGTCTTGAAGCTCAGCAATCCTTGAAGATGGATGGTATTTACAAGCTTTCCACAGGTAAGAGGATATTGTCTTGTCCTTACCCATAAAAAAACAagctatatcaagaaaaatctgtTGAGCACTGTACTCTAAAGCTTCATATCTTGCCTTCAGAATTCGTTTGACTTCCTTAGAGAATGTCTCTTGCTTCAATCGATCCAATGCCTCCTTCCAAAACGTTATGGGCTTTCTATATAAAGAGGAACCGACAATCTTAATAAGGAAAGGAAGCCCTTCGGCAGCCAAACTAATGTCCCATGCCACAGAGGAGATTTCCTCTCGAAGAGGTCCTCCTTTAAGAGCATATATACGGAACATTTGAAAAGCATGGGCATCATTCATTCGCTTTAGCTCGAATTTTTCAACGAGGAAGTCATCGCATATGTTAACAGAACTGCTTCTGCTGGAGGTGACAATCCTCTGGCTTCCATGACGAAGCACGCTTAGATCAGCAGTTTCAATCGGTGCCCGACTATACTCGTCAACAAGATTGCGTCTCTTAGAAATCACGATGATCCTGCTTCCTGGACCGAACCAACTTGGATCTCCAGCTAATGAATCGGTTTGTTCAAAATCACTAACATCGTCTAGGATTATGAGAACCCTCAGATTTGCAAATTTGTACCGGATAAATTTGGTACCTTCAGCAGGAGATCTGAGTGTACATCTTTTCTTTCGGAGATCACTAATTAAATCTTCTTGGAGAGATAAGATTCTCCTTTGCTCAACTGCTCCATGGATATCTTTAAGGAAGCTTTTACCTTCAAAGAGATGATGGATTTTATTGTAGACAACCGTGGCAAGAGTCGACTTACCAATTCCTGGAAGGCCCGATATCTCAACCCACGTTTTCCCGTCAGCATTTGCCGTTCAACCACTTGGTCATTTTCATAGAGAACGCCGAGTTTTTCATCATCTCTCGCACATGGTGATCCATCCCTACTAAATTTTCTGTCACATCTAAATCATCCTCCTTCAACAGCTGGCGGACCTCGGAAACAACCTCGTTTATAAGTTCATGCTCCCTGCCAGAtgggaaaagaaggaaacagTAAGATGTGAAAAGGGACAACCGGTCATATAATACACCCgccaaaagaaaagatgcaTTGATCTTTTGCTTTATCTAATTTCATAGTAGATCACTAGTGTTGGAGAAGTCATAAGAAGCATAGAAATCTTAATTTCGTTTACCCGTGctggaatttctccaattcccaTCCTCGTTTTCCTGAAACAGTCTGCAGAGCCCTCTTCCAGTTGTCTAGAGTCGTTGATGTCACCCTCTTGGCTGCATGGTTGCTGAAGGACTGCTGATAATTCTCCTGCTGTTTGCCGACGACTTCAGGGCTGACGtcatagaaaatgggcatgatTGTCCTGTCACACGCCACCATTTCCGCCACCTCCGTCAGACAACTCTTACTGGAAGCGAAATCTTTGGAGAAGACAGGAATGCATATCTGTGTGCGCCTGATCACTTGTAAGATCTTAGGCATGATCTCTTCTCCGATCTCGATCCCACGATGATCGATAAATACACTGATCCCTGCATCAGTGAGGCCGTTGAAGAGAAATTCAATGAAGGCCCTCCGAACATCTCCTCCTCGGAAACTGAGAAAGACTTGGTGGCGGCTAACATTTGGCCATCTAGTAGATGGAAGCGATGAGTGGTTATTGCGGACATCCATGAGTAAGGAGCTCGAGAGAAGGTTCAAAGACCGGATCTTTCTTAGGACAGGGGGATAACTGGGAAATCACTCGTGGAGGAGAAGAAGCTAACAGACCTGCTCCGGTATAATAAGCTTACAGACCAAAGCTACGGAATCTTGACTTCGAGTAAGGATTTTCCAATGAGCAATAGAAAAGACATCACTCGAATATATTACAATCAAGCTTTACCGTCCATTTTTTAAACTGTCGATCAGATTACCATTACTCCAAGTAAAGTTCACTAAAACATATACTAAAGATAAGTATTTTCTCATGTGCAGTAGACCAATTGATGTGCAATAACAACTctcatttatatataaacatgTTATTTCTCGTAATCTCATTTTGATGAGTGTAATATTGACAGAAATCGACCAAACCAAATAAGGGTTAGTTAGCACCCTAAGAAAAGACAAAtacaagaggaaaaaaaattaaaaagagaagttttaaaaagaaatcagataatatagtttttgaaattaaaaattacaagggagaaaaacaaaaaaagagtgCCTGGGCAGTGGCAATCACCGCCAACTCCGGCAGGGAACTTGACCCCCGCTTAAGATGCATGTAAGTAGTTTCAATAAGTTTTTAGGACTTCTAACTCAGTGAGATGAGTTCCATAGTTAATTCAACCCAACCCAAGTAAAAAGATTCGACAAGTCAGATAGGACTTGAATAGGGAAGATACCACTAGGTCAACATGTTCTTCGCTTGCTTAGTCTTCAAGTACCTTAGGGCAATCTTATAAGGTGTCTTGCCAAAAATAAAGTTGCAATATATTCGttttcaaaagtgcaataatGAAGAGAATAATTTACCCAATATATGAGGCAGACTTCATTTggtcattttaaaatattatttctcGGGTAGTAGTAATTTTTGTTcaattacttttcttttttatgactgatttcttatcaattcataaataattcatCCATTTTCTGACATAGacttctttttgtcattttctagaatttatcTTCGtagtgatatttttttttaatttacttgtTGCACACCTCATTGTAATATGTTATATTTTTTCTCAAATCTCGCAAGAAAATATTACATATAACTATAGTGCCATGTCATTCATGCGTTCGTCCGCTCACTTATGACTCGTATCAATACAACCCTCCTATTTTAAAGTCtgcttttcctctctcttcactcTTCATGATCGctacccctctctctcccctcctctccTTTCATCGAAACTCATCCAATTTCATCAAATCCACCCCCACCCCCCTCTgggtttatttcttttctactttttttttcctgcaaaaTCTCCAATTCCTTGC
This Eucalyptus grandis isolate ANBG69807.140 chromosome 7, ASM1654582v1, whole genome shotgun sequence DNA region includes the following protein-coding sequences:
- the LOC120295793 gene encoding TMV resistance protein N-like; the protein is MDVRNNHSSLPSTRWPNVSRHQVFLSFRGGDVRRAFIEFLFNGLTDAGISVFIDHRGIEIGEEIMPKILQVIRRTQICIPVFSKDFASSKSCLTEVAEMVACDRTIMPIFYDVSPEVVGKQQENYQQSFSNHAAKRVTSTTLDNWKRALQTVSGKRGWELEKFQHGEHELINEVVSEVRQLLKEDDLDVTENLVGMDHHVREMMKNSAFSMKMTKWLNGKSFLKDIHGAVEQRRILSLQEDLISDLRKKRCTLRSPAEGTKFIRYKFANLRVLIILDDVSDFEQTDSLAGDPSWFGPGSRIIVISKRRNLVDEYSRAPIETADLSVLRHGSQRIVTSSRSSSVNICDDFLVEKFELKRMNDAHAFQMFRIYALKGGPLREEISSVAWDISLAAEGLPFLIKIVGSSLYRKPITFWKEALDRLKQETFSKEVKRILKARYEALEYSAQQIFLDIACFFMGKDKTISSYLWKACKYHPSSRIAELQDESLVTITDNNEFWMYNQVKFLGRELVKDENSSKPSERSRLWNQEDIGRVLNEDKVATVEALIASFDNPRLFGKRRFFHNFSNLRYLEMNCPILKGHRQTARNFREDLFLPWLKWLEWQRCLNISILLALDLSNLVYLNLSGSSSTNWRCWKQIIKV
- the LOC120295792 gene encoding disease resistance protein RPV1-like; this translates as MRSISKLRKLVSLDIKSCSFVQELPEGIGYLETLKELYIDGTAIRAIDIPEGSYGKLETLSACNSKILSLPDRIGNLKSLSYLALDDTELSELPYSIGFLENLQTLSLRNCRSLWKLPDSIGKLKELQLMDLSYTLVNELPSSVEDLRNLKVLKMVHTFLREFPGGIKNLESLEEIDFSDCRNLKGECNIMGLSSLRALLIQNTDISELIVMDHLYPNLQNLRRDGNVRISKIGTTKEAQHGINGCEATTLLQADGHHISMQMMISDRTKVAVRQKQESSQGTRLG